The Phyllopteryx taeniolatus isolate TA_2022b chromosome 4, UOR_Ptae_1.2, whole genome shotgun sequence genome includes the window ttacctgTCACGTGACGCCCGTGTGTCCACGCAGATTCGGAGACGACATCCCCGGCATGGAAGGTCTGGGCACCGACATCACGGTGGTCTGTCCCTGGGAGGCCTTCGGCGACATGGAGCTGAGTGACCTGGCCAAATACGGAATCGTCTAGAAGGCCAAAGGTCACGCGTCGCCCAGCACACACTAGTCCCAAACAACCTGATGTCCTCTTGTATTAGGCACAACACAGGATCTTGGGAAACTCCCAAAATGGTTCCAATAAGCGAATCATGATGAGATGTTTCAAAGATGCTTGAGCTGAGACCACCCGTCACTTTGCACACTCCCGGCCCCTGCTGCCGCCCATCCTTACTGGCCTTTACCACTCCGTGAACCCCCGTCCCCTCCTCCTCTGGCGCTACTCCTTCTTATTGTACAGCTATTTGTGGAAGAAATGTATTGTCATTTTTATGAACGATGCAAATGGCAACTTGGACACAGTCTTCTCCGTAGCAATGGGAGTCACAGTTGAATAGAACTGTCAATAAATGTCCCCAAATGCGAACGAGCGTGTTGTCTCTCTTTGTGTATCGTTCCAATGGGATGTATAATGTGTGACgagacaataacatggaaaactTTGTTAAATTACAGTATAGTCAAATAAAGCTGCTCAACTCAACATGCTGttacccaaaaaagaaaaaaaatatatatatataacttgaACGTTGCGATAAATCTAGTAGTAGTAATATTACAAGTTAAGCGTCAACCTTAATCCACAAgttaaagacaaataaatatatatacagtacagtaggaAGTGGATGCCTAAGCGTGCCACTTCCGTTGTGTCCATCAAACGTGTGCTGCCCCCCAGTGGAAGACAGTGGTAGTGTTGgcacaaatatttgcatttgggATGCAGGCAACATCGACCTATTGTGAACGCCCTCACCAGACACAAAAATAGGCAAACATCTGCCCACTGAAACAACCTTCAGAACTGCAGAAGCCTTTTGGCTCGAAGGTGTGAAAAAGCCGTTTAGGTTTTGCTGAGCCCGGGAGCCAATCCTGCCTTACTTTAgcgaaataaaagaaaaaaagacatgggAGCCGCatcacaacaaaacaattttatataAAACATTGGAAATGGAcagtcaaatacaaaaaaaaaaataaattcaaaaaaataacaatggcAGTCAAAGGGGGGACAGGAAGTGGTTGAAAACTTGAAGCAACCATGAAGAAGGGGAGCCACTTTTAATTGTCAAGAGAATCGAGTGGCAGGAGAACCACGACTCCATCAAGGTGCCAAATTCTTTTTCATCCTGGTTGCCACAGCGAGCAATCAGGAGCGCCATCGGGCATGGCGTCCATCAATTTAGATGGTCAGGAAAGATGCAAATGTCTCAGATGTCAAATACGAAAGACAAGATTCATGCAAAACGACTTTTGGATGCGCGTTAGACTCATGCTGGTTTTTGCATGCCTTGACTGAGCCCGTTTGAGAGCATTTTGCAAATGTGCTGAGGACTCTTGTTAACATCTTCGGCtaatccttttttattttatttagtttttttaaatgtgtttttagtccAGAACACATTCTATAGCTGAATATttgatgacctttttttttttttttttttttttgtatgagcagcacataaaaaatagaaataagaaAAATCTGCCACGTTTcacatacaatttaaaacaacctGATGTGTGCAGATCTTCTCACTTGAAATGTATTAAATCCAAATAGTGCTATCGACCGGTCCATTCGGTATATTGTGATGTATGGTCAAATATCATGCAAAATAATCCcattaacaaaaacattaatgGTCTGCTAGTGTTACATGCATACCTTTAGTTCTCCTCTTGGTATGATTTTCTCAAGAAACTCACTcagaataattataataataaaaaaaacaaaagaaagcttGAGTTTGAACTTGCACCTTTTGTAGGCGCAACGACACTTGCTGATataaaaagaacacaaagtaaataaaaacagcaatagGATCATCAAGGATGACATTAACAaaggtaatatactgtatttatacatatattccAAAAAATGTGCTTTCTACAAATctttggaacaaaaacaaaaagccaaaaaagCCACATTTGGAAATATAGAATACAATAGTATAGAAATATGCACAATAGTAAGgtgttttgcatttaaatattttccttttttttaattattcttaaGTCGACAGAATCTCTCTTACAATTACCTACTATTTTGTTTTCCAGGAAGACTTAATCAGTGTTGGAGTTGCTCATTAATGATGGAGGATGAGTGAAAAATCCAAGTTGTACACGGCCAATACTCCAACTAGTAGATTCAAAGCCCAAAAactaaaccaaaccaaaccctAGTCAAATAAGAGTGCCGTCAGCGCAGCGTTGCACTTGTTGTGTGTGACGGCACATGCGCAGAGTGAAACTGGAACATCGCCAAAAGGCAAAATATTACTTATACAGATATGCTTATTTTCAGTTCTTAAGGCGTCAACATATTCTAGCGAGGATTTAGTAGGATCTCATACAAAAACAGACTAATTACGAGAAAAGAAAATTTAGCTTACCCCCTTAGGGCTTTCGATGTTTTTGTCAAATAGTAGCCGCCGCTCCAACAGACGCTGCTGTGCCTCGATCTCAGACGCAAACCTCAAATAAACACCACCGTAATCCCCTCGCGTGGCACCAATGGGTGCCCTAACTATGAAAGTTAGCACCACACGCCACTGGAAACATCCTTCCCACAACACACAACATCTGGATAGCGGACATGGCATCTGTAGAGCTGACGTTTAAAGAGCGGAGAGAAAGCTTTTGGACATTTTCCTGAAACAGACACCAGAAAAAGGATAAGAAGGCATCCCGGGTCAAAGTTCAGTCAGGGAGCCCATATTGATGAACATTATGTTCGCTATAATAGATTTATTTAATATACATACTGTTTTTGAATTAGTTGTTTGcagattaaatgtttttaacttaaaatgctgcaattgtacaaataaaaatagcctTACCCCTAATAACAGTTGAGTCAATAATCCATGTCGTGGCCACTTCTTGAGGAAAGAGGGAGTTAACAGTGTTCAACTTTTTatgatcatcattattattattttgatcattTCCTACTCAATTCTGGGTGAGAACACGTTGGGCCACAACCTAGCTAGCAAAGTGTAGCTGACgccaagaaaaaacaacaatggataTTTAACAATAGGGATAATAATTCCAGCGATTATAAATTTGGTAACTGTTTCTCTAAACTAATTTATTTGCATATCATAACTTAAAGGTTGATCGTTTCCGTGTAGTGAGAGAACTCGAGGTAAGGACCAGCGCGAGTAAGCTTCCCTCCTGCCGCGAGCCACCGCGTCCCGCCGTCTGCCAACGGGAAATCGGAGCCgtgagctttattttttttctagcgTCCCGCTGCCAAAGCTGAGCTCGAGCGCGCACGTCGCTCTCGACGACGGCTGACCGCAGATCGAAAGGGAAACGGAAACAGCCTTTGGAAGAACATCTCTTGTGCTGCTGAGTGCGGGAGGATTGAGAAGGGGGATTAAAATACAGCCGTGCAGTAAGGGAAGGTGGCGATTTTTGCTTGTCGTTTGAATGTAAAGGCCGCCCGTCAGTCTTCGATGCAGCATTCCTCTATTTCTGCGTGTATAGGAAAACATGGGACGTCTCTGGGATGGGGAGTGGGTATGGTTGACTCCAAGCTGGATGCGGTCCACTTTCATGACGACAGATGGAGCGCTTTCAGATGAAGTCGCTGCAAGAGCTCCTGGGAAATGTAGTCTTTAATAAGGGGTGAATCTACTGTAGCCCCCCCTGTACAGCGCGGCCTGCGAACAATAACGCACGCGTTTGAAAGCGGCTTGACACATGACACGTCTGTCCGAGCGATAGATGCACCGGCTGAAACTAAATGCGAACGACTTACCATGGCTCCAACACCGTAGGCAGCCGGGGCAAGTGCGGCATGGTAGGGGTCAGCTGTGTAAACCCGTCCATAGCTTTAggagagaaaaacaacattgacacATCatcaaatatgactttttggAATACCGCATTACACTAAATAAATGAAAGCGGCACACCAGGGCCAAGAAAGTCAAGTCTGACAGTAGATCATTTGGAGAAGAATCTCTGCGGAGGTGGTGAATCTTCGTTCTACAATCAACAATCACCTAAATGTACGTATAACCGAATAAAAAAAGATGGCGCTGtgataaaatgtctttttatttcTTCGTTTGTTTAAACTGTCTCCT containing:
- the pde6hb gene encoding retinal cone rhodopsin-sensitive cGMP 3',5'-cyclic phosphodiesterase subunit gamma, producing MADAPVATPADKKGPPKFKQRTTRTFKSKAPKPGQKGFGDDIPGMEGLGTDITVVCPWEAFGDMELSDLAKYGIV